Part of the Betta splendens chromosome 17, fBetSpl5.4, whole genome shotgun sequence genome, GACCACGACTCGTACTCCTCCTGGGAGGGATAGTGGGATTTGTGGAGCAACACGTCCACCAGCTGGAAGTAAACGGGCCTGTAGACCTGCAGGTACACGGCCTGCTTCTCGTCCTCGAAGGAAAGAATGTCGTCCTGACCCggtcagattaaaaaaaaaacaaacaaaaaaacatccttAATGCACATGTagatgaaatgaaaatcaaCAGATTTCAGCGTCCAAACCTGCAGCGTGTACCAGAAGGTGAGCGTGAGGGAGCTGGTGGTCTCACTGACTGGATAATGACCCGGGATGCCGGTACAGAACAGAATCATGTTGACCAGAGCCAGGTACTCCTGCCAGTGCTCCACCTGTTCCAACAGAACcctgtcagacacaaacacatgcaaacaaacactaaaagtcagacacgtgtgtgtgtgtgtgtgtgtgtgtgtgtgtgtgtgtgtgtgtgtgtgtgtgtgtaccttgaGTGTGTCTCTCCCATAGCCACAGCAATGCGACAGATCCCGTGCGAGGTCTCCCCGTCCCCATCGAGAGCCGCCGTCTTCAACTGGTCGTGGAGCCCCAGCACCAGCGGCACCAGGCCCAGCAGGGCGCTCGTGTACCTGCACACACGCAGCGGGTCACACGCCGGCAAGCGGCCCGATCCTCGCGTCCCGTCTCAGAGGTGCGTCTCACCTCTGGCAGTCCGGCTGCGACACGGCGCCGACTATGGCCTCCACGGCCGTGTCGAAGAGCTCGGGGCGGGACAGAGCCGGGAAGCAGTCCTGGACCAGCTCGTGGCTCTGCCCCAGCGGCACGTCCAGCCCGACCCAGCTGGACAGGCAGCGCAGCACCTTCTCCTTCACCCGGCTGGACGAGTCCtggctctggagcagctgccGCAGCATGGGGCACGCGACGGCCCACTCCCCGGCCAGCGCCTCCCGGAGCTGGGCGCGGCGGGCCCGAGCCAGCCGGCTGCTCTGGAACTCCTCCGGGAGGACggtgagcagctccagcagggccAGGCAGTGCGCGTGGGGATCGGGCGCGGCCCCCGCCCCGGAGACCCCCCCGGGGGCGGGCTTCTGCGGCTGGAAGGCCCTCACCATGTCCGCCACCGGCTGCGGCCAGGCCTGAGGAATCAGATTAAGGGCCATGGAGGCCAGGGCTACGCACAGGCGGGTCAGCACCATCTTGGGCCCGGAGGAGAAGCGTAGGATGTGggcgaggagctgcagcctgaggccCTCGTGCTGCTCCGCGGGGAGGTCGCTCCAGTGGCGGGAGATCTTTGTGTGGAGCGTGCTGGCGCCGAAGAACTGGACCTCCGGGAGCTGCGGAGAGACAGATTGCAGGGCGCTATGAATGAGCGAGAGGCAGGGCGAACACTACACCGGCAGACACAGAACCGGTGAGGCGGACCTTGTCCgggcccagcagaacccagcagaactGCCATGCCTGTGCAGACGCCTGGGCCTGGGTCAGCCACTTCTGGGCCACATTCTTATGCTCCATGTCCGGATCAAAGTACAGCTGGTAGAGAGCctggagacagacacacggacagacaaatgaatgaatgaattcatcCGTTCACCTGTTTCTAGGTTTTAATGATGATGTGTAATCACAGCtaactgaacacacacatggataAATAAGAAcgccacctggctgctggagcagctgagtAAAATTGTTTTCATAGCAGCTAATCCAGAGCACATGGCGTTAGTTATTATTAGGACAGCAAGTGCCTAAAGCTGGTATCATGTTGCAAAAGGTCCAGTTTGTTTCGTGGTCCTATTTTAAACTATTGAAATCGGATTAAAAACCGCACGTAGCTAATTGAATGAAGTGGTTTAATATTGAAATAACAAATTGCTTCTGCGATAAATCATTGCAGGCCTATCGCCGAACAACAATAGGCCTGTTCCATTTCCTGTCTGGAACAGAGTCGCGTGAGCAGAGTCTGCACATTTCATCCAACAAATGAAGCCAGTGAGAACTGAATGATCAGAGACGACTCACTCACCGACTCCACATTCTCCACCGTTAACTCCAGCTCCACCGGGCTGCCTCCCGGATTGGCTGGAGCGTCCATCTGGCACAGCGTGAAGCTTCACCTCCTGTTGCCTTCAGGTACCTTCTCCAAATATGAGGCCCAatcggtaaaaaaaaaaaagaaaaaaacaggaaagacGCATTCACTGTCCTCTAAAATGTGACAAAGGCTGGCAGAGGACGCAGCGGGTCGCTCAGCTGTCCATACACTGCACATGTGGGAAGTGCACTCTCGCATGACGACATACTGACCTCTGGGGACTCTAAAGTTGTCTCACATTACCACCAGCAGGGCTGACCGCCGGTCAGCTGCGGCCGCTCAGCGCCTTTAAAGCGACGCGCTGCTATTTGATCACACCTTGATGATGTTGCGCTGCGCTACTGTGATCTACTGTACAACGGGCGCTTCTGACGCACACAACTGCGCCTCTGACGCACCGACGCGTGATTGGTGCAGCGGAGCGTCGGCGACCGCAACCTGGCGCGTTCCACGCGCGCAGACATGGCCGGCAGCAAAGGCAAGAGGTGGAGGGTGAGCCGGGAATTTGCAGCCCCTTCGCTCTTCGGAGTAAAGCTCGCGCGTCCGCCGGCCGCCGCCCACGCGGCTctccgccgcgccgcgccgcgcagCCCCGCCCCTGCTGCCGCTCTTCTGCCCGACTCCCTCTGGATATTTTTAGCGGCGACGATGCGCCCCCGTCAAATCACGTAACGGAAACAGCCTCGGAGCTGAAAAGCGGAGCTAATTCTTGGCCGGGCTCATTGTTGATCTGCGGAGGAAGGGGACGCGGATGAGATGACATTTGAAATTAACTGGGTGTTTTGCGTGTTGCTGCTTCTTACCGGCTCATCGCGGACACAAGGTAACGCGCTCTGTGCATTTGTGCTCGACTTGGCCTCGTTATCCATTCAGCTCACGATGCTTTCGACAGCCGATCTTTAGAAACTTGCTGCTCTGCAGGATGTGGTTgcatttgattatttatttatgtaatgtTATTAAATGGTGTAACTTATTGGCTTGATAAGATGTAAACTCTTGgtcatttattattgttatatttgtattattatattatatatggaCACAATAATCAGATGGCCGTCATTTGTGTTTAGGTGAGAGCAGTGCTGGGCCTGTAGTTCTCGCCTCGACTGGCCCCTCGCGTCATGTGGGCACTCCAGCAACTCCTACCCTGAGAGAGACGCATCCTCAGCATGACGCCCCACGGCAGACACATAATCCTGCCGCGGACGCCGCGGGGAGCCGAGCGGCAGGTCCGACACAGACCGTGACGGACGTCTCCGCCTTCACCACGGCCCACGCCGCCACCGGCTCCTCCTCAGGTGAGCGGCACCGAGCAGCACGTGGGTTGAAAGTCATGACGGACAGCGACCTCATGGTCGATATTTCATGTGTAACTCAGACTCTGCCTCCAGGAAACGTTCCTTCCCTGAACGTCACGTGGGGCTGAGGTTGTGTGCCATAACCTCATTCCCCTTTTATGGATCAGATAAATATACTCCCATCAGCTGATGCTGTGTTGAACTGACAAACATATGTCATAATAAGCAACACTAAACCCATCGACCTCATGATGCAAACTTTTTAAGAGCTTTTTATcactattatattattaatttgaTGCAGAGGCCAGTGGTTTTACACAGGTGGGTTCTGTCCTGATGGATCATGCGCTTGAATGAAGCACAGGCAGCTTTAGCAGTCATTGATTATTTCCTTTTGAagatgtctctgtgctgctttgaaTTGACACAGCGCTTTCATCCGCCCCGCCGGCTCAGAGCGCCGTCCCCGTCGCCGAGGGCCGGCCCCTCCCGACCGCAGAGCCCCTCGCCACCTTTTCATCTCCGCCGGCCCGCTCAGATCCTGGCTCCGACCCGGCTGGGTCCATCACGGCGGCCGCCACGCGCGCCTCGGCTCCGGGCCGGGGCCCCGTGGGCCCCACGCGCCGGGACGTCCCCTCTGAACTCAACATTGGCGATGAAGGTGCAGCAAGGGGAGGAAGAAGCCATCAGGCATCAGTTCAGTCTCACATATACTGATGATTGTTGTGTTTGTCCATTTCTCTGCTTTTAGACCTTAAAGGGGGCCGTCATCGTTTGACCTCCCCCCTCGACCCCCTGCTGGCTGGATTGCTATCCGTGTTCATTGTAACCACCGCTATTGTCTTTGTTGCACTCTTCCTCAAGTTCCGCCAGCGGGCAAACCACCCAGAGTTTCATCGGCTGCAGGATTTACCCATGGTAcgtaaaaaaaaccaaaaaaacaggTTAAAGTATGACCGAGGGCTCTGAAGTCATCATTTGTGAATGTAAATGACCTGCTTGTTGTCATCGCTATAGGATGATTTGATGGAGGACACGCCTCTCTCCAGATACACCTACTGACAGAGGCGACACCGGAGGAAGACGAGTGAGGGTCTGAGCGCGGCCTCGGCCTGGATGCAGCAGGATCAATATGTTTTTATGCTCAGCGATAGGATCTCGCAATAAGAGGTTCAGgtctcactctcactcactcgTCACATCGTCTGCCTGGAGCGAGTCCCAGCTGTTATTTGGGCGAGAAGCGGGTACAGCTGTTTTggctttttgctttgttttttcttacaTTCCCTTTAATGTTCAGACGTTCTTCAGCAAAGTGAGAACCTTGACTACACTGTGAGCCTCACTGATTCTTTATGCACTGCACTTTTAATGTAACGCGAATGGTTACACTGCCCCCTAGCGGACATTTGGAGTCATGTGGATCAAGACGCCCTCAGGTCCTTCAGCACAGGAGtaagagacacagacagactgagtgTAGAACGTGCTTCAAGACAGATCGAGGAATATAAACTATGATCCATTCATTGACTAAATAATAGAAAAGGGAACTTCCACAACACATTTCCAGGTTCCACATTTCTAAGTCTCATTTTATAGTAAAGAAGAAGGTAATTTAAATCAACATCTAATACCTAAAAACACTCGATACTGAATTACTGAATAACAAAGGTGcctataattaatttaatatttattgttgtgGCCTTTAATGTATAGTTCAACAGTCAGGCGCCAAAGTGAGTTACTTCGTTTttttgtatatgtatatttttgtgTGTATCAAACATCATAAATCAATCAGATCCTTCTAAACTTAGTATTAGACAAAAACAACCTCAGATGAACACTAACA contains:
- the LOC114844711 gene encoding translation initiation factor IF-2-like; protein product: MAGSKGESSAGPVVLASTGPSRHVGTPATPTLRETHPQHDAPRQTHNPAADAAGSRAAGPTQTVTDVSAFTTAHAATGSSSALSSAPPAQSAVPVAEGRPLPTAEPLATFSSPPARSDPGSDPAGSITAAATRASAPGRGPVGPTRRDVPSELNIGDEDLKGGRHRLTSPLDPLLAGLLSVFIVTTAIVFVALFLKFRQRANHPEFHRLQDLPMDDLMEDTPLSRYTY